From a region of the Streptomyces sp. NBC_00193 genome:
- a CDS encoding membrane dipeptidase: MADLQDEPHTNPVTPVGPGSLGAEDPTGALLPGALDRAAALLSVHPVVDGCNTLVWTLRESPYHDIETSDAGVDTDIPRLRAGGVGAQFWSLLMPSEAEATDQVVSDTLEQIDVALALMRRYPDSLCLGLTADDLADARNRGRISSLLGPVPGRTLTDSLGVLRAFHALGVRILAPAGAPWAMEGLTAFGHDVVKEMNRLAMLLDLRGCPPAPACQLAAASKAPVIISHTGAAALNPHPDNVTDEVLLALRAANGLAMVSFDSALTGDSLHAVADHVDHVRAVAGPHCVGLGAGFGAEPGVPRPTGLTDPSGYPRLIAELLERGWPETDLALLTWGNAQRVVRDAEFTARAAQHRRAS; this comes from the coding sequence ATGGCCGACCTGCAGGACGAACCGCACACGAACCCGGTGACCCCCGTGGGCCCCGGCTCCCTAGGAGCCGAGGATCCCACCGGCGCATTGCTCCCGGGCGCCCTGGACCGGGCCGCCGCACTGCTCAGCGTCCATCCCGTCGTGGATGGCTGCAACACCCTCGTCTGGACCCTGCGCGAGAGTCCGTACCACGACATCGAGACCTCGGACGCGGGCGTCGACACCGACATCCCGCGGCTGCGCGCCGGGGGAGTGGGGGCCCAGTTCTGGTCGCTGCTCATGCCGAGCGAGGCCGAGGCCACCGACCAGGTGGTGTCCGACACCCTGGAACAGATCGACGTGGCGCTGGCCCTGATGCGCCGTTACCCCGACAGCCTCTGCCTCGGGCTGACCGCCGACGACCTGGCGGACGCCCGCAACCGGGGCCGCATCTCCTCCCTCCTCGGCCCCGTGCCGGGCCGCACCCTGACGGACTCGCTGGGAGTGCTGCGCGCCTTCCACGCACTGGGCGTACGGATCCTCGCGCCGGCCGGAGCGCCGTGGGCGATGGAGGGGCTGACGGCCTTCGGCCACGACGTGGTCAAGGAGATGAACCGGCTGGCGATGCTGCTGGACCTCCGGGGCTGCCCGCCCGCGCCGGCCTGCCAGCTCGCCGCGGCCTCCAAGGCGCCGGTGATCATCTCGCACACCGGGGCGGCCGCCCTCAACCCGCACCCGGACAACGTGACCGACGAGGTGCTGCTCGCGCTGCGCGCGGCGAACGGCCTGGCGATGGTCAGCTTCGACAGCGCGCTGACCGGGGACTCCCTGCACGCGGTGGCGGACCACGTGGACCACGTACGAGCCGTCGCGGGCCCCCACTGCGTGGGCCTGGGCGCCGGCTTCGGCGCCGAGCCGGGCGTCCCCCGGCCGACGGGACTGACGGATCCCTCGGGCTATCCGCGACTGATCGCGGAACTGCTGGAGCGGGGCTGGCCGGAGACCGACCTGGCGCTGCTGACCTGGGGGAACGCCCAGCGGGTGGTGCGGGACGCGGAGTTCACGGCCCGCGCGGCGCAGCACCGCAGGGCGTCCTGA
- a CDS encoding glycosyltransferase family 87 protein, which produces MTSTSTTIDSALRGRAGRLAMAGFWLATRTLMVVLLVVNLHGTSSVRVEITQTYNNWYDVLVTGTMPHDDVMWQYPPAAAAIFLSPDLLPFLSYFQAFVALTVVCDALITIGLVRAARRTDGSLAGAVLWLTTLPLLLSLPFGRYDLQVTLLAVGSLLCLRFRRKLGGVLAGVGALVKVWPLLTLIGTPRGRTTRDAVVSALAAGAVLLAVLALFFRDTLGFLGNQGNRGIQVESLGGSALMLGKLVGAWSGKVEVRYGAYEYLGPYVSSVALLSVGLTVVGFAWLLLWRVKARRWTTATPLDAALCAILVFTITSRVLSPQYLIWLVGLAAVCLTCKHTTQRPVAWLIVASTALSTAIYPLTYGSEILPGTAFGTFLLVLRNGLLAWAAVWSCLRLWRASVSPLPGSGSVDGKDAEASAAPASKAGTSVPARV; this is translated from the coding sequence ATGACCAGTACGAGCACGACCATCGATTCCGCACTCCGCGGGCGCGCCGGCCGCCTGGCCATGGCGGGGTTCTGGCTGGCCACCCGGACGCTGATGGTGGTCCTCCTGGTGGTGAACCTGCACGGCACCTCCTCGGTGCGCGTGGAGATCACCCAGACCTACAACAACTGGTACGACGTCCTCGTCACGGGGACCATGCCGCACGACGACGTCATGTGGCAGTACCCGCCGGCCGCCGCGGCGATCTTCCTGTCGCCCGACCTGCTCCCCTTCCTCAGCTACTTCCAGGCCTTCGTCGCCCTGACCGTGGTCTGCGACGCGCTGATCACCATCGGCCTGGTCCGCGCCGCCCGGCGCACCGACGGCAGCCTGGCCGGCGCCGTGCTGTGGCTGACCACGCTGCCGCTGCTGCTGTCGCTGCCCTTCGGCCGCTACGACCTCCAGGTCACCCTGCTCGCCGTCGGCTCGCTGCTGTGCCTGCGCTTCCGCCGCAAGCTCGGCGGGGTCCTCGCCGGAGTCGGGGCCCTGGTCAAGGTCTGGCCGCTGCTCACGCTGATCGGCACCCCGCGCGGCCGCACCACCCGCGACGCCGTCGTCTCGGCCCTGGCGGCCGGGGCCGTCCTGCTCGCCGTGCTCGCGCTGTTCTTCCGCGACACCCTCGGCTTCCTGGGCAACCAGGGCAACCGCGGCATCCAGGTCGAGTCCCTCGGCGGCTCCGCCCTGATGCTCGGCAAGCTCGTCGGCGCCTGGTCCGGGAAGGTCGAAGTCCGCTACGGCGCCTACGAGTACCTCGGCCCGTACGTCTCCAGCGTCGCCCTGCTCTCCGTCGGCCTCACGGTCGTCGGGTTCGCGTGGCTGCTGCTGTGGCGGGTGAAGGCCCGGCGCTGGACGACCGCGACCCCGCTGGACGCCGCGCTGTGCGCCATCCTCGTCTTCACCATCACCAGCCGCGTGCTCAGCCCGCAGTACCTGATCTGGCTGGTCGGCCTCGCGGCCGTCTGCCTGACCTGCAAGCACACCACGCAGCGGCCGGTGGCCTGGCTGATCGTGGCCTCGACCGCGCTCAGCACCGCGATCTACCCGCTCACCTACGGCTCGGAGATCCTCCCGGGCACCGCCTTCGGCACGTTCCTCCTGGTGCTCCGCAACGGCCTGCTGGCCTGGGCCGCCGTCTGGTCCTGCCTGCGCCTGTGGCGGGCCAGCGTCAGCCCCCTGCCCGGAAGCGGGTCCGTGGACGGGAAGGACGCCGAGGCCTCGGCGGCCCCGGCGTCCAAGGCCGGGACCTCGGTCCCGGCGCGCGTCTGA
- a CDS encoding UDP-glucose/GDP-mannose dehydrogenase family protein produces MAPLKITVIGTGYLGATHAAAMAELGFEVLGLDVVPEKIAMLAAGRVPMYEPGLEELLSAHVAGLPGSTGRLRFTTSWEEVGAFGDVHFVCVNTPQKHGEYACDMSYVDSAMESLAPHLTRAALVVGKSTVPVGSAERLAAKLTALAPAGEEIELAWNPEFLREGFAVQDTLHPDRIVIGVTTNATARAEKLLREVYATPMGEGTPLVVTDFPTAELVKTAANSFLATKISFINAMAEVCEAAGGDVVKLAEAIGYDERIGKKFLRAGIGFGGGCLPKDIRAFMARAGELGADQALTFLREVDSINMRRRGHMVELARDAVGGSFLGKRVAVLGATFKPDSDDVRDSPALNVAGQIHLQGGQVTVYDPKGMDNARRVFPTLGYADTALDAARGAEVVLHLTEWREFRDLDPAALGEVVTDRLVLDGRNALDPALWRAAGWTYRAMGRPRA; encoded by the coding sequence ATGGCCCCCCTCAAGATCACTGTGATCGGCACCGGATACCTCGGCGCCACGCACGCCGCGGCAATGGCGGAGCTGGGGTTCGAGGTGCTCGGACTGGACGTGGTGCCGGAGAAGATCGCCATGCTCGCCGCCGGCCGCGTCCCCATGTACGAGCCGGGACTGGAGGAGTTGCTCTCCGCCCACGTGGCCGGACTGCCGGGCTCCACGGGCCGGCTGCGCTTCACCACCTCCTGGGAGGAGGTCGGCGCCTTCGGTGACGTCCACTTCGTCTGCGTGAACACCCCGCAGAAGCACGGCGAGTACGCCTGCGACATGAGCTACGTCGACTCCGCCATGGAATCGCTCGCCCCGCACCTGACCCGGGCCGCCCTGGTCGTCGGCAAGTCCACCGTGCCCGTCGGCTCCGCCGAGCGCCTCGCCGCGAAGCTGACCGCGCTCGCCCCGGCCGGCGAGGAGATCGAGCTCGCCTGGAACCCTGAGTTCCTGCGCGAGGGCTTCGCCGTCCAGGACACCCTGCACCCGGACCGGATCGTCATCGGGGTCACCACCAACGCCACGGCGCGCGCCGAGAAGCTCCTGCGGGAGGTCTACGCGACCCCCATGGGCGAGGGCACGCCGCTGGTCGTCACCGACTTCCCCACGGCCGAACTCGTCAAGACCGCCGCGAACTCCTTCCTCGCCACGAAGATCTCCTTCATCAACGCCATGGCCGAGGTCTGCGAGGCCGCCGGCGGCGACGTGGTGAAGCTGGCCGAGGCCATCGGGTACGACGAGCGCATCGGGAAGAAGTTCCTGCGCGCCGGCATCGGTTTCGGCGGCGGCTGCCTGCCCAAGGACATCCGCGCGTTCATGGCGCGGGCCGGCGAGCTCGGCGCCGACCAGGCGCTGACCTTCCTGCGCGAGGTCGACTCCATCAACATGCGCCGCCGCGGCCACATGGTCGAGCTGGCCCGCGATGCCGTCGGCGGCTCCTTCCTCGGCAAGCGGGTCGCCGTGCTCGGCGCCACCTTCAAGCCGGACTCCGACGACGTCCGCGACTCCCCGGCGCTGAACGTGGCCGGCCAGATCCACCTCCAGGGCGGCCAGGTCACCGTCTACGACCCCAAGGGCATGGACAACGCCCGCCGCGTCTTCCCCACCCTCGGGTACGCCGACACCGCCCTGGACGCCGCCCGCGGCGCCGAGGTGGTCCTGCACCTCACCGAGTGGCGGGAGTTCCGCGACCTGGACCCCGCGGCCCTCGGCGAGGTCGTCACCGACCGGCTCGTCCTCGACGGCCGCAACGCCCTCGACCCCGCCCTGTGGCGCGCCGCCGGCTGGACCTACCGCGCGATGGGCCGCCCGCGCGCCTGA
- a CDS encoding acyl-CoA dehydrogenase family protein yields the protein MAGSADFDLYRPAEEHDMLRESVRALAEAKIMPFAAAVDEESRFPQEALDALVASDLHAVHVPETYGGAGADALATVIVIEEVARVCASSSLIPAVNKLGSLPVILSGSEELKAKYLGPLAKGDAMFSYALSEPDAGSDAAGMKTRAVRDGDFWVLNGVKRWITNAGVSEYYTVMAVTDPEKRSKGISAFVVEKSDEGVSFGAPEKKLGIKGSPTREVYLDNVRIPADRMIGAEGTGFATAMKTLDHTRITIAAQALGIAQGALDYAKGYVQERKQFGKPIGDFQGVQFMLADMAMKIEAARQLTYAAAARSERVSGGGPHEDLTFFGAAAKCFASDVAMEVTTDAVQLLGGYGYTRDYPVERMMRDAKITQIYEGTNQVQRIVMARNLP from the coding sequence TTGGCGGGTTCTGCCGACTTCGACCTGTACCGCCCGGCCGAGGAGCACGACATGCTCCGCGAGTCCGTCCGCGCGCTCGCCGAGGCGAAGATCATGCCCTTCGCCGCCGCGGTCGACGAGGAGTCCCGCTTTCCGCAGGAGGCCCTGGACGCCCTCGTCGCCAGCGACCTGCACGCCGTCCACGTGCCCGAGACCTACGGCGGCGCGGGCGCCGACGCCCTCGCCACCGTGATCGTGATCGAGGAGGTGGCCCGCGTCTGCGCGTCCTCCTCCCTCATCCCGGCGGTCAACAAGCTCGGCTCGCTCCCGGTGATCCTCTCCGGCTCCGAGGAGCTCAAGGCCAAGTACCTCGGCCCGCTGGCCAAGGGCGACGCGATGTTCTCCTACGCCCTCTCCGAGCCCGACGCGGGCTCCGACGCCGCGGGCATGAAGACCCGCGCCGTGCGCGACGGGGACTTCTGGGTGCTCAACGGCGTCAAGCGCTGGATCACCAACGCCGGCGTCTCCGAGTACTACACGGTCATGGCCGTCACCGACCCGGAGAAGCGCTCCAAGGGCATCAGCGCCTTCGTCGTCGAGAAGTCCGACGAGGGCGTCTCCTTCGGCGCCCCGGAGAAGAAGCTCGGCATCAAGGGCTCCCCGACGCGCGAGGTCTACCTCGACAACGTCCGCATCCCGGCCGACCGCATGATCGGCGCCGAGGGCACCGGATTCGCCACCGCGATGAAGACCCTCGACCACACCCGCATCACCATCGCCGCCCAGGCGCTGGGCATCGCCCAGGGCGCGCTGGACTACGCCAAGGGCTACGTCCAGGAGCGCAAGCAGTTCGGCAAGCCGATCGGCGACTTCCAGGGCGTGCAGTTCATGCTCGCGGACATGGCCATGAAGATCGAGGCCGCCCGCCAGCTGACCTACGCGGCCGCGGCCCGCTCGGAGCGCGTCTCCGGCGGCGGCCCGCACGAGGACCTTACCTTCTTCGGCGCCGCGGCCAAGTGCTTCGCCTCGGACGTGGCCATGGAGGTCACCACGGACGCGGTCCAGCTCCTCGGCGGCTACGGCTACACCCGTGACTACCCGGTGGAGCGCATGATGCGCGACGCGAAGATCACGCAGATTTATGAAGGCACGAATCAGGTTCAGCGGATCGTGATGGCAAGGAACCTGCCGTAG
- a CDS encoding site-specific integrase: MARAWVARSKDDAKKWTTFWYDPDGKQRQKSFETKKRADDHRKRKEQELDAGTYLDDKLGRQPVTAVWEQWTNQRKLENSTKKQYRSIQNTTLEPFFKARSIASLKVADIEQWLLWMEQDRKLAARTRRQRFSFFSGMMDWAVVNEIIGRNPCKKVRHAGSRAKEIREHKSNARRLTTREVLAMLNGAPPRYRAMLWLMAGCGLRIGEAMAVSRDQIDFQAEVLRVDFQIAEDGESESGKNSALQRRHIKARDEEEPGRVVPLPPNVAFELRRHIKNHGTWGPERLLFPNVTRTGYVYASYFYRQIWLVALTKGEVPYCKPHSMRHYYGSRLLYAGVPENDVADWMGHSSTDVLREHYHYLFEGAEQRGRAAIATMLTPGADDPTERAEVA; this comes from the coding sequence GTGGCAAGGGCATGGGTAGCGCGCTCAAAGGACGACGCGAAGAAGTGGACGACGTTCTGGTACGACCCGGATGGCAAGCAGCGCCAGAAGTCGTTCGAGACCAAGAAGCGCGCCGACGACCACCGGAAGCGGAAGGAGCAGGAGCTCGACGCCGGGACCTACCTGGACGACAAGCTGGGGAGGCAGCCCGTGACGGCGGTCTGGGAGCAGTGGACCAATCAAAGGAAGCTGGAGAACAGCACCAAGAAGCAGTACCGCTCGATCCAGAACACGACCCTGGAACCGTTCTTCAAGGCTCGCTCCATCGCGTCCTTGAAGGTCGCGGACATCGAGCAGTGGCTGTTGTGGATGGAGCAGGACCGGAAGCTGGCAGCCCGAACCCGGCGCCAGCGCTTCTCGTTCTTCTCCGGGATGATGGATTGGGCCGTGGTCAACGAGATCATCGGGCGCAACCCGTGCAAGAAGGTCAGGCACGCGGGCAGCCGCGCCAAGGAGATCCGCGAGCACAAGAGCAACGCCCGGCGGCTGACGACTCGGGAAGTCCTGGCCATGCTGAACGGGGCCCCGCCCCGGTATCGAGCGATGCTCTGGCTCATGGCGGGATGCGGGCTCCGCATCGGTGAGGCCATGGCGGTCTCGCGCGATCAGATCGACTTCCAGGCCGAGGTCCTGCGCGTCGATTTCCAGATTGCGGAGGACGGCGAATCCGAGTCGGGGAAGAACAGTGCGCTACAGCGGCGGCACATCAAGGCCCGTGACGAGGAGGAGCCAGGGCGCGTCGTGCCGCTTCCGCCGAACGTGGCTTTCGAGCTGCGCAGGCACATCAAGAACCACGGCACATGGGGACCGGAGCGCCTGCTGTTCCCGAACGTCACCCGGACCGGGTACGTGTACGCCTCGTACTTCTACCGGCAAATCTGGTTGGTGGCCCTGACGAAGGGCGAGGTGCCCTACTGCAAACCGCATTCAATGCGGCACTACTACGGCTCCCGGCTGCTCTACGCGGGCGTCCCTGAGAACGATGTGGCCGACTGGATGGGGCACAGCAGCACGGACGTGCTCCGTGAGCACTATCACTACCTCTTCGAAGGGGCCGAGCAGCGCGGACGTGCAGCCATCGCGACCATGCTGACCCCCGGCGCGGACGACCCCACCGAGCGGGCCGAAGTCGCCTGA
- a CDS encoding DUF397 domain-containing protein, whose amino-acid sequence MTDLYALDIDTAAFSKACGGNTHPDGEACVTLAKIGPDAWALGDSKRPDVQPLRFTTEELNAAGIDPARFDLSA is encoded by the coding sequence ATGACCGACCTGTACGCGCTCGACATCGACACCGCCGCCTTCTCGAAGGCGTGCGGCGGCAACACCCACCCGGACGGCGAAGCGTGCGTGACACTCGCCAAGATCGGCCCCGACGCGTGGGCCCTGGGTGACAGCAAGCGCCCGGACGTGCAGCCTCTGCGCTTCACCACTGAGGAACTGAACGCGGCGGGCATCGACCCCGCGCGCTTCGACCTCTCCGCATAG
- a CDS encoding helix-turn-helix transcriptional regulator has translation MSASPSSSAQAAREAIAARLGGLRKDAELTGHELALRCGWSPAKSSRIERAKTPASAADIRAWCKACGAEDQTDDLIAANRQADQMYVHWQKLHRHGMRRAQEEVVPLYEQTRHFRVYCSNVVPGMLQTEAYAAALLSTIAAFQGTPDDSQTAAESRIERSRVLHEGSHRFALLLEETVLRYRIGDASAMAGQLGYLLAVMALPNVSLGVIPFTAQRFVWPLEAFYLFDGRQASVELLTAAVNVTAPSEVATYAKAFSELSKLAVYGAPARALISDAITSLG, from the coding sequence ATGTCTGCGTCCCCCTCGTCCAGCGCCCAAGCCGCCCGCGAAGCCATCGCCGCCCGTCTCGGGGGCCTACGCAAAGACGCGGAGCTGACCGGGCATGAGTTGGCTCTTCGGTGCGGCTGGAGCCCCGCGAAGTCCTCACGCATCGAGCGCGCCAAGACCCCTGCGTCGGCCGCCGACATCCGCGCCTGGTGCAAGGCGTGCGGAGCAGAAGACCAGACAGACGACCTGATCGCGGCCAACCGCCAAGCCGACCAGATGTACGTCCACTGGCAAAAGCTGCACCGCCACGGCATGCGCCGGGCGCAGGAGGAAGTTGTCCCCCTGTACGAGCAGACCCGCCACTTCCGCGTGTACTGCTCGAACGTGGTGCCGGGCATGCTCCAGACCGAGGCGTACGCGGCGGCCCTGCTATCGACCATCGCCGCCTTTCAGGGCACCCCTGACGACTCGCAGACAGCAGCGGAATCCCGAATCGAACGCTCGCGCGTTCTCCACGAAGGCAGCCACCGCTTCGCGCTGCTGCTGGAAGAAACGGTGCTCCGCTACCGCATTGGCGACGCCTCCGCCATGGCCGGACAGCTCGGCTATCTGCTGGCTGTCATGGCGCTGCCGAACGTAAGCCTTGGGGTTATCCCCTTCACGGCCCAGCGGTTTGTCTGGCCCCTGGAAGCCTTCTATCTGTTCGACGGCCGTCAAGCGAGCGTGGAGCTGCTGACGGCCGCAGTGAACGTCACGGCGCCCAGCGAGGTTGCCACGTACGCCAAGGCGTTCTCAGAGCTGTCCAAGCTCGCTGTCTACGGTGCCCCCGCCCGGGCTCTGATCTCGGACGCGATTACCTCACTCGGTTAG
- a CDS encoding DUF6879 family protein produces the protein MSQKEPGFNELLAAAKHSAVHLELRDSYGVGDEAEDFETWTRTGQRDIDPASTYWTPWVDLIRSTVARGVAVRRARVVSEPVTDYIRYEHAGTVVNLHAGEQVRWLPRRQASDIALPGNDCWVFDGEIVLFNHFSGDGNWSEPGWEVRSEPAVARLASAAFEAVWERGIPHEKFTV, from the coding sequence ATGTCGCAGAAGGAGCCGGGCTTTAACGAGCTGCTGGCCGCAGCCAAGCACTCGGCTGTGCACCTGGAGCTGCGCGACTCGTACGGCGTCGGGGATGAGGCCGAGGACTTCGAGACCTGGACGCGTACAGGTCAGCGCGACATCGACCCGGCGTCCACCTACTGGACGCCGTGGGTTGATTTGATTCGCAGCACCGTGGCCCGAGGCGTGGCCGTCCGCCGCGCCCGCGTCGTATCGGAACCGGTTACGGATTACATCCGGTACGAGCACGCCGGCACCGTGGTCAACCTTCACGCCGGGGAGCAAGTCCGCTGGCTGCCTCGGCGGCAGGCTTCGGACATCGCGCTCCCCGGAAACGACTGCTGGGTGTTCGACGGAGAGATCGTGCTCTTCAACCACTTCTCCGGGGATGGAAACTGGTCCGAGCCCGGCTGGGAGGTTCGTTCCGAGCCCGCTGTCGCACGGCTGGCTTCGGCTGCGTTCGAGGCAGTCTGGGAGCGCGGCATCCCGCACGAGAAGTTCACGGTCTGA
- a CDS encoding NDP-sugar synthase: protein MTEAILLVGGQGTRLRPVTVNTPKPMVHTAGVPFLAHQIARAAAAGVTHIVMATCYLAEVFEPYFGDGSAFGVHLEYVVEDEPLGTGGAIRNAARLLTGGPDSSVLVFNGDILTGLDIAGLVESHKAADADVSLHLVRVDDPRAFGLVPTDAHGRVLAFTEKPQTPEEIITDQINAGCYVFRRSVIDTIPAGRSVSVERETFPGLLASGATLHGVTENTYWMDLGKPEAIIQASADLVRGVVPSPAVPGRRGESLVLPGAHVAAGAKLSGGTVVGAGARIEAGAVVQGSIVLGDAVVGPDAQVSASLIGAGASVGARTVLDAAVIGDAAVVGADNELRAGARIWCGAQLPDAAIRFSSDA from the coding sequence ATGACGGAAGCGATCCTGCTGGTCGGCGGACAGGGGACGCGACTGCGCCCCGTCACGGTGAACACGCCGAAGCCGATGGTCCACACGGCAGGTGTTCCCTTCCTCGCCCACCAGATAGCCCGGGCCGCCGCCGCAGGCGTCACGCACATCGTGATGGCCACCTGCTACCTCGCCGAGGTCTTCGAGCCCTACTTCGGGGACGGGTCCGCCTTCGGCGTCCACCTGGAGTACGTGGTCGAGGACGAGCCGCTGGGCACCGGCGGCGCCATCCGCAACGCGGCGCGGCTGCTCACCGGCGGCCCCGACTCCTCGGTGCTCGTCTTCAACGGGGACATCCTGACCGGCCTGGACATCGCCGGGCTCGTCGAATCGCACAAGGCGGCCGACGCCGACGTCTCCCTGCACCTGGTCCGCGTCGACGACCCGCGCGCCTTCGGCCTGGTCCCCACCGACGCCCACGGGCGGGTGCTGGCCTTCACGGAGAAGCCGCAGACGCCCGAGGAGATCATCACCGACCAGATCAACGCCGGCTGCTACGTCTTCCGGCGCAGCGTGATCGACACCATCCCGGCCGGCCGGTCCGTTTCCGTGGAGCGCGAGACCTTCCCCGGTCTGCTCGCCTCCGGGGCCACCTTGCACGGGGTCACCGAGAACACGTACTGGATGGACCTCGGCAAGCCGGAGGCGATCATCCAGGCCTCCGCCGACCTGGTCCGCGGCGTCGTCCCCTCCCCGGCCGTCCCCGGACGCCGCGGCGAGTCCCTCGTCCTGCCCGGAGCCCACGTCGCGGCCGGGGCCAAGCTGTCGGGGGGCACCGTCGTGGGCGCCGGAGCCCGCATCGAGGCGGGTGCGGTCGTCCAGGGCTCCATCGTGCTGGGGGACGCGGTCGTCGGACCCGACGCGCAGGTGTCCGCCAGCCTGATCGGCGCGGGCGCCTCGGTGGGCGCACGGACCGTACTGGACGCCGCCGTCATCGGTGACGCGGCCGTCGTGGGGGCCGACAACGAGCTCCGCGCCGGAGCCCGGATCTGGTGCGGGGCGCAGCTGCCCGACGCGGCGATCCGCTTCTCCTCCGACGCCTGA
- a CDS encoding LCP family protein → MSDWDGWSGEQDQRGRRDDGYGRGSGQAEPEGARRMRHVQRPGPGPQASRQPQQPPQPQQPPRRPAQPPAGPAYVPPQQGGSYDSGYNTGQVYGGGGQPPSGPRGRGAGGPGGPARPAGPAPDWRKRIKIGSIVLVGGLLVTGIGTYFWADSNVRREVDLSKVIERPKEGDCTTYLIVGSDSREGMSAEDKKKLHTGSAEGKRTDSMMILAKCSSGNTMISLPRDSDVEIPSFVGSESGKKFAGQGRRVKLNAAYAEDGPELLVRTVEFNTGLRIDHYAEIGFAGFANIVDALGGVELNIEKGFKDEKSGADFKEGTQTLNGEQSLAYVRTRYAFAESDLQRTKNQQKFLSALASQAATPTTIMNPFTLYPVLGAGLDTLIVDKDMGLWDMGSMFFAMKGISGGDGVSMNMPISGQRGGNLVWDKAKVQQLVQQIQKDEKVTVRGN, encoded by the coding sequence ATGAGTGACTGGGACGGGTGGAGCGGCGAGCAGGACCAGCGTGGCCGCCGCGATGACGGGTACGGCCGCGGCAGCGGCCAGGCGGAGCCGGAAGGCGCACGGCGGATGAGGCACGTCCAGCGGCCCGGCCCCGGCCCTCAGGCGTCCCGGCAGCCGCAGCAGCCTCCGCAGCCCCAGCAGCCCCCGCGCCGCCCGGCCCAGCCGCCGGCCGGGCCCGCCTACGTGCCTCCGCAGCAGGGCGGCTCGTACGACAGCGGCTACAACACCGGGCAGGTCTACGGCGGCGGCGGCCAGCCTCCCAGTGGGCCGCGCGGGCGCGGAGCGGGCGGCCCCGGCGGCCCCGCCCGGCCGGCGGGACCGGCCCCGGACTGGCGCAAGCGGATCAAGATCGGCTCGATCGTGCTGGTCGGCGGCCTGCTCGTGACGGGCATCGGCACGTACTTCTGGGCCGACTCCAACGTGCGCCGCGAGGTCGACCTCTCCAAGGTCATCGAGCGCCCGAAGGAGGGCGACTGCACGACCTACCTGATCGTGGGCTCCGACAGCCGCGAGGGCATGTCCGCCGAGGACAAGAAGAAGCTCCACACCGGCTCGGCCGAGGGCAAGCGCACCGACTCGATGATGATCCTCGCCAAGTGCTCCAGCGGGAACACGATGATCTCCCTGCCGCGCGACTCGGACGTGGAGATCCCGTCCTTCGTCGGCTCGGAGTCGGGCAAGAAGTTCGCGGGCCAGGGCCGCCGGGTCAAGCTGAACGCCGCGTACGCGGAGGACGGCCCGGAGCTGCTGGTGCGGACGGTGGAGTTCAACACCGGCCTGCGCATCGACCACTACGCGGAGATCGGCTTCGCCGGCTTCGCGAACATCGTGGACGCGCTGGGCGGGGTGGAGCTCAACATCGAGAAGGGGTTCAAGGACGAGAAGTCCGGGGCCGACTTCAAGGAGGGCACCCAGACGCTGAACGGCGAGCAGTCGCTGGCCTACGTACGGACCCGCTACGCCTTCGCCGAGTCGGACCTGCAGCGGACCAAGAACCAGCAGAAGTTCCTGTCGGCGCTGGCCAGCCAGGCGGCGACCCCGACGACGATCATGAATCCGTTCACGCTGTACCCGGTGCTGGGTGCGGGTCTGGACACGCTGATCGTGGACAAGGACATGGGGCTGTGGGACATGGGGTCGATGTTCTTCGCGATGAAGGGCATCAGCGGTGGTGACGGCGTGTCCATGAACATGCCGATCTCCGGTCAGCGCGGCGGCAACCTCGTCTGGGACAAGGCGAAGGTGCAGCAGCTGGTGCAGCAGATCCAGAAGGACGAGAAGGTCACCGTCCGCGGGAACTGA
- a CDS encoding acyl-CoA thioesterase — MTEIPGELRGKPISASRTTLSHIMTANDTNLLGTVHGGVIMKLVDDAAGAVAGRHSGGPAVTASMDEMAFLAPVRVGDLVHVKAQCNWTGRSSMEIGVRVLAERWNESTPATQVGSAYLVFTAVDAEGKPREVPQVIRETERDERRYQEAQIRRTHRLARRQAIRDLREERSAQGLDADV, encoded by the coding sequence ATGACAGAGATACCGGGCGAGCTGCGCGGAAAGCCGATCTCGGCTTCCCGCACCACCCTGAGCCACATCATGACCGCCAACGACACCAACCTCCTCGGCACGGTGCACGGCGGCGTGATCATGAAGCTGGTGGACGACGCGGCCGGCGCCGTGGCCGGCCGCCACTCCGGCGGCCCGGCGGTCACCGCCTCCATGGACGAGATGGCCTTCCTCGCCCCCGTCCGCGTGGGCGACCTCGTCCACGTCAAGGCCCAGTGCAACTGGACGGGCCGCTCCTCCATGGAGATCGGCGTACGCGTCCTCGCGGAGCGGTGGAACGAGTCCACCCCCGCCACCCAGGTCGGCAGCGCCTACCTGGTCTTCACCGCGGTCGACGCCGAGGGCAAGCCCCGCGAGGTCCCGCAGGTGATCCGGGAGACCGAGCGGGACGAGCGGCGCTACCAGGAGGCCCAGATCCGCCGCACGCACCGGCTCGCCCGCCGCCAGGCCATCCGCGACCTGCGGGAGGAGCGGTCCGCGCAGGGCCTCGACGCCGACGTCTGA